A single window of Gossypium hirsutum isolate 1008001.06 chromosome A10, Gossypium_hirsutum_v2.1, whole genome shotgun sequence DNA harbors:
- the LOC121208052 gene encoding uncharacterized protein: protein MTHLDVVGNFHGPPQRRYDPYAYTYNPGWRDHPNLSYGANPRYNQPYQNRKTKASVRELTTSLEKMSSQGKLPSQTELNPRQNVNVMMLQSGKMLEPNPGRNLGQEIAQEKPKNVEQAVTVGENVSAVLQRKMPGKCKDRGMFAIPCKIGFLMKIGVIIQLADRSIVHPEGVLEDILVKVNKIIFPTDFYVIEMEEDSTLGSSNLLLGKPFLSTASIKIDVRSGTLTMEFDGEIVNFNVYDAISHPSEILSIYRVDIIDSLLEKTFESIYEDKSEFIFDDHESVNELLSPSNTKILPSVVQAPYLELKPLPKHLKYAFLGKGNTLLIIVSNKLSKLEEERSSY from the exons ATGACTCATTTGGACGTTGTGGGAAATTTCCATGGGCCACCACAGAGGCGATATGACCCCTACGCTTATACCTATAACCCAGGATGGAGGGACCATCCCAATTTGAGTTATGGGGCCAATCCACgatataaccagccataccaaaatcgg AAAACCAAGGCATCTGTAAGAGAATTGACCACATCACTTGAGAAAATGAGTTCTCAAGGGAAGCTTCCGTCACAAACAGAACTGAACCCAAGACAAAACGTGAATGTAATGATGCTGCAAAGTGGAAAGATGCTGGAACCAAATCCTGGGAgaaatcttggccaagaaattgcCCAGGAAAAGCCAAAAAATGTTGAACAG GCTGTCACAgttggtgagaatgtatctgCAGTGTTACAGCGAAAAATGCCAGGGAAATGCAAAGATAGGGGaatgtttgcaataccatgcaaaatag gttttttgatgaaaataggtGTTATCATTCAGTTGGCAGACAGGTCTATTGTGCATCCCGAAGGAGTCCTTGAGGACATATTGGTAAAAGTTAACAAAATTATTTTCCCtacagatttttatgtgatagAGATGGAGGAGGATAGCACTCTTGGATCTTCAAACCTCTTGTTGGGCAAACCTTTCCTTAGTACCGCTAGCATTAAAATCGACGTTCGAAGTGGAACACTCACGATGGAATTTGATGGGGAGATCgtgaattttaatgtttacgATGCTATTAGTCATCCAAGCGAAATCTTGAGTATATACCGTGTTGACATAATTGACTCATTATTAGAGAAGACTTTTGAGTCAATTTATGAAGATAAATCTGAATTTATATTTGATGATCATGAATCTGTTAATGAATTATTGTCTCCATCAAACACTAAAATTTTACCTTCTGTTGTGCAAGCTCCATATTTGGAATTGAAACCACTTCCCAAACATCTTAAATATGCGTTTTTGGGGAAAGGTAATACCCTACTGATCATAGTTTCGAATAAACTCTCTAAGCTCGAAGAAGAAAGATCCAGTTACTAA